The nucleotide window CTTAATATATGGGCACAAATCAAGGATTGGTCAAATGCCCATAAGCATAATCATGTTGAACTACTTCCCTAAGAACATCACAACTTAGATTTGTTGCGCAATTGGATTGATTTGCAACAAAATCTGGACAACTGACAATTCTGGACTTCAAAATCCCAGTAAATATGGATTTCAAGTCTTGAAAAGGAGGATAGCTTATCCAAGGATGAAGGTAGCAAACACAGGGAGTAAAATTCTTTTAAGGATTCAGATATCCCTAGCAGGATACCATAAAGGGGACTATAATGTGGCAGGTTCATGTATCCAAACCATATAATGGTTTTAGAGAAACAATTATTTTTAGAGTTCAAAGAATCcaaaagaagattttgaaactcaCCGAAACAAAGTTGACTCAATTTCGGTGGAGAACCATTCATTACAAAAAGTTACTCAGAAATGGACAACCATTTGCTTtctgatggatccagtgatgctaATGCAACTACCAAAGCTTCCCAACGAGACGGAGCTGAGCATGAGGGTTCCCTTTGATGTAGCTTTCACTTTCCTCTTTTAGGGTTAAGGAATGTCTTTCCATGGCAAAGACATTTCCataaaatgcatagaaatgaaaaTGTCCTTTTTTAACTCTTTGGTTTCATAGCTGCATTGACCtggaaaaaattgatttttttttttttccttctgtttgGCAGGGAATTTCAGAGGAAAAATTGGGTGCTAGAGCAATGGTTGAAAGAAATGATGATTCTCTTGGAAGGCTAGGATCTTTAAAATTAATGACTTCAAGGGGTTCCAGTTCCAACATCCACATTGGGAACCTACAAGTCCAACAGTTTGGATGCAATAACCATAGGCCCTGCTTGCCCAAACACCCATAAGTTGTTGAAAACAAGACAAAATCAAGCCACACTACTTGTGTGGCAGCACACAAGTGTGAGATCTTATCAAGAGAGGACTCGTCTACTGTGTGAGTCCactaaatctaatcagatttgtGTTCTCAGCCCAAAATATCAACCAGTTGCTGGATTCATGCTGCGCACAAACATACATCAATAATCACCTATGCAGTTTTTGTAATGGTTAATTCAGCTTTACAGTTGTATTGGTTACATGATTTGAAGATTTTACACAATAGAATACTAATCTGTATGATTGCATATAAAGCTCAACTGGACAGATGGCCTTTGGGGCATTTGGAATGGATATGAAGTCTTTGGAGATAACTTTTGATTTAGAAGTTACACGAATCATACAGCTTAGAAAGGGGGTTTAGAAAAAGTGCAGTTTTCTACGGATAATTGATGCCAATGAGTGGAAAACAGCACTTATGGAAGCCTCACTCTCATAAAAATATGCAGAAACAAGCTGCATAAATGTTTATTCCAAGGAAATGCAACTCCCACAAGAACAATTCTGCATTCCACAGGAACCTAATGTGTGCCTGTTGTGCATGCCTGGTTTAAGGTTATGCAGGTGATGAGGGGAAACATAGGGGAGAGGAAAGGAAactgttcaaaaaaaaaacacaggGAAAGGAGGGAGCCCCCTCCCCCAACTACCCCTAAAGTCCCCAACCCCCAGTCACTATGCGTCTACCCCTGGGTTTCTCTCGATGGCTAGCCTTTTCCCTTGCTGAACTCAGGCACATTTTCCTTCGCACTTCTCCTTGGGGAAGCCATTGAGGAAAATATTTCCTAAGATGCCATGCTAGCTCTTCTCCTTATGTGAAGCCCTTTGCTTCACTGCTTCATACCTTATACCAGCAGCATGCTCCATTGGCACCTAGGGCCATAGCCTTCTTGGACTGCTTTTGTGTGTGGTATGGGCAACTAACAATGATAAAAGCCTAGACCATCATTCATATATCTGTGGCAGTTCATTCTAATTTCTAGAAACATTCAAACACACAGCTCCAACTCAAAAAGCAAAATGCACTTTCTCCATCAAGAAACAGAATCAGTACGCATGCTTAGCAGCTTGATATTTCCAATTATATGCAGATATATAAAACAATGGAATGAACATCTAATTACCTCTATAACAAGTTATAAAGTTGAATATACACAAACATGAATGAAAACCTACGTAGAGGCATACTCAAAAAGCAACAAGAAGaatgtgcaagatatgaatgtagACAAACAGGTATATGTGTGTGAGATCACCAAGGAGAAATACGCAAAGTCAGACAAACTCATTGGATTCTCATTCGGGCGGGTATTCAGTAAAGGTGGGCCATCTTGTAGTAAGCCAGACAGTTCATCTTGTAAGCCACCATGACTGTTCAATGGTGTAAAAGAATCCCCTAGGACAATCCTACATATCTCACTCTTGGCTACCAAATGAATGTTTCAAATAAAACAAACACTAGAAGTATGTGTATATACATGAAAGTATATTTGAATGGTAGATGAGAGAGTAGATATACCTTCGGCACCTTCCTCTTCTTATCGAGCTTCTCTTTCTTTGCCTTAACACGCTGCGCCTCAGCAAGGAGAGACATCCTCCGGGCCGTTTTCGCATACGGATTGAGCTTCAAAAGCACGTTCAGATTCTTGAGCGGGTTCTTCTTCAGTGGTGGCCTCTTGATGTCCTtcttaatgggccgcaccaccgACTGCACCTCATCGGAATTGATGATCCTTGACAGATCAGCATTCACCATTTTCGACCGTGGAAGCAAGTACCCCTTCTTCTTCTCTGAGGCCTTCTCGAACGAACCATAGACCGAATCAAGCTTCTCAAATGCCGACTTGGTCCAGATGATGAACCGGCCAAGATGCCCGCCGGGAGCCAGCTTGAGAAGGTTGAGGCGGTCAACAGACGCGACATCAACGCCCGGGATGTTGCGGAATGCCTTGACAAGCTTCGATCCCTCAGTGCCATAAACAATGAGCGGACCCTTGCGGGAGACATACCGACGGTTGCGCATCTTCCCCTTCCCGGCGCGGATAGCGTGGCTGTCCTTGGCCTTCTCGGCGTCGGGGAAGGCGCCGATCTGCTTGAGGGCCTTGATGGCGGAGGAAGTCTTCTCGATGGATTCCACGGAGTCGCCGATAACGAGTGGGATCTCAGGGACGGACTCGATCCGGTGGCCACGAGCCATCACAAGGGAAGGGACGGCGGATGCGGCAAGTGCCGACACGACGGCGAAGCGCTTCTGATTGACGTTGATCTTACGATGCCAGCGGCGCCACGTCTTGGTGGGGGCGAACATGCGGCCACCGCGGCACATGTTGCCGAAGGCGCCCTGGCCCGCTCGGTGGGTTCCACCACCAGGGACGCGGGGGATACGTGACACGGCGCGGCCCGTTCCCCACGACTCGGCCGAGGTCTGGTGGCCGGCGCGCTTGCTGACTGCGTACGGCTGGCGACGGTTCTTTGAGATGTTGGAGTGGACGAAGGAGACAATATCCGGTCGGATTGTGGATTTCAGCACATCCGGGAGAGGGATCGAGGTGGGCCCGTCGGTGGACATGTCCGcttctaatggatggacggtgacgAGGGGGCGGACGGCTGCGACGGAAGGAGCGGCCATCGGGATGAAGGGAAATGGTTGACgttagggttagggttggggTTTTAGAAGTGAGGACGAGGGATTGCTTTTTTCTGGTGTTTATATTTATACGTTGGGAGAAATGAGATGCGAACTTGggagacgcggattgcgtcctaccacgCCCGTCTCCacctgggaacgggcaggagctttgagtggccgccgtgatgtatgattcttatcctaaccgtccatccattttttcctatcatttaaGGATATAAGCTTAAATttgaggcagatctaagtctTAAGTGGATTATACAATagagattaaactcttaccgttgaaaactttttagaggCCGCGGAGGTATTGGATGGAgattatgtttgtgttttctctttatccagctctatataactttataaataggttggatggcaagtaaatatcactgtgggccgtaTAAGAGTTTCcatgtgagaatcattatcactggtGCTTCGtgggtgtggtccaattgagcattACATTTTCCCAGGTCTTGAAATTATTCCCTAACGTTatgcgaaaaaatggatggacagtgggataagacacatatatcacggtggccagTCAAAGCTCCTGCCAGGCGGAGACAGGccgggcaggacgcaatccgcgttggAGACTATGGTTACTACAAGTGCCGCACGTGCACCGTAGTTCTCCTCATCTACCAGGTCATCCGCTTGTTGGCGTGGGCCAAAAGTGTGTGATAAAATGAACTGTTGGGTAGGTTGAACAAGGATCCATATTGGTTGGACGAGTTTGGCCGACTTGATGGCCATTTCTTTAAAGGCCACTTTATTTAACTAGCTTGTCGCACCTGATGAACAACCTCGATCAAATCCAGCAACTACGTACTGGGAGATGGTAAATCCATATTGGCTAGAcgggtttggcccacttgatggccATTTCTTTCGAGGCCACTGTATTTAACTAGTTTGTTGCACTTGATGAACAACCTCGATCAAATTCAACAAGTACATATTTGGAGATGTTTCATATTGGTGGACGAGTTTGGCCCGACTTTATGGCCATTTTTTTTCAGGCTACTTTTGTTCGTTGTTGTTTTGACGTTTCTCTTTCTAGCATGGGTGACAAGTGCGTGGGCGTGTAAGAATTGAGATTTCAGTTTCAATTAggagtgtacatcgagtcgaacagAGTCAAGCTGGCCttgactcggccactagctgacctcagtttgaactcggctcggctcggtcctcgagcctgattggccagctcggctcgattcggtaagcagctcgggccagttcgagccgagttcgcctgtgcagcattttcacaaacacctggattgcacctttaaaatctcactgtatgtaaaataacaacaatagttttacaggtattttatcaaacaccttctaagcaacataaaaatcaagaaaaaaagggtattggtttcatatacataccttccttgccactaaccacacttcgttgagtcatttcatcaaacacttggtgagcaagatcaatatcaaaataaccgagtcaccgaactggttcgatctgagttcgattcgagctgggttcgatccgagtcaagtggagctggggccagcttgaactcggctcgaactcattttcgagctaaaataatcagctcgaactcagcttcgaatcgagttgaatcgagctttttcgagtcgagtcgagcgagctaaccgagctagctcggttcgtgtacacccctagtttcaattcaaaccgaacaacaatgacccataCCGTCAAAGTAGACAGACACTAGGTACGACCGAGGTCTAAGGAGATTGATCGCCTATTCAGCTACTCGCTTAAAGTGTAAACGGATCAGGTGATAGtcaaagggtggggttcttcctctgaTTTTGGTTTCTCCTTGACTTCTGTATGAAAGGACTTTCTTAATGCATAAAGAGTGAAACGTAAAGTGATAATTTAAAATCGATCGCTAAAGAGTTCTCAGATTTTAGCTATTGACTACTGTATTTATGCTAATGATTGTTGTAAAGAAAGTAAGTAAATATAATAAGTAAATGATTACTCTAAAGGAAAAGAATTACTTGATAAAAACTGCGATTACACTGTGGAATGTAAATTCgacaggataattgaaagataattgatttgttgatttgtttgggttggtgtgaAACAATTTTTCCTGTTGAAATATTCTTCTATATATAGCTATAATCCAACCATTCTGGATCCTTCTCACGATCTAACAGTTACCATAACCGTTTCTGCCCTCATTCTGCTTCCAAATTCTTCCCACGATCTTGAATTTCCTGAATCTTTAACCCATGTTCAGCATTCGCAATAACTCAACCACTGACTAACTAATCATTTGGTTACTTGAACTCGGTTGCACCTCGGTGATTGGTTATCATGTGCAAGGCATGTGATAGCATTCTCCTGAAATTTGGTCGCACATTCTTATTGTAATCTTTCAATCGTTAACCTCATATATGTGTGACCCACATGAATCTAACCGAAATGAGATCCAGTCAATAGGGTATAAACAACTTTATTTTACTAGTttgtcccacttgatggacgacTTCGATCAAATCCAGCAAGTCCATCTTCAAAGATGGTAAATGGTGCTGAGTAGTAGCATTTCTTCGGCCCGTCTAATGCACATGGGAAAGTAGAGCAGCATGGATGGTGGGAGTAAAATGGTTAGGGCATTtcggggagtggattaggtgttagtcGGGTACCACTTTGGTGGGTGTTGGCACTTTAGTTTGTCTTCCGTGGAGTGTAGTATGTGTGGGCATGCTAGAGTTGATAAAGTGGCTTCATCCAAATTGATCAACTTTCAAGTCCAAGCAGTAAAGTAAGCACATACACATGATGCGAACGTGTATGCCTAAATTCTAAGTTTTGAGAAGATTAGTCACTTATTGAGCCACTTataaaattttgtaatgatcgtATGATAATCAGAGGATATAGTTTTTCCTCCAAAAGTGGATTATTTGTAAAAGAAAGGACTTTTCAAAATactaaacaaaaggaaaaactcactgTCAATCCTTATAAGCAATAGGAAGAATGTGTCTTTTGAAAGAACTGCGTGATATTGGATAAAAGACAAATCCAATGTATGAGCGTAGATTTGGATTATAATTAAAAACTACAGCTAAGAATAATTGCTATTGAATTATCACTACTCCaaggataagctgagataaaatataaatttgtttgatattgaattgtatgTTGGATTGTGTTCTATTAGTGCTAATGTTTTAAGCACACaagtagttgtcaaatttcgtagacaaAATGTATACAGTATGAAACTTCAACATACGTCAACTCTCTTCGATACTTCAAAACTAGAGCgcggctcaacatctcaagagtGGAAGGTTCAGAACGATTTCAAGAGAATGATAAATTGTATACCAACTTACAGGTAAAGATGACCTTAGAAAAGACCCTACGATAAAAGTGCAACATTATGGTTTTCCAAACTTTAAATTGTGTATAATTTTACTTGAAAAATCGAGGGTGTTCGGCTAGCCCAACCACACATTCGGCCAGCTGAACCATCTCCAGTCAGCCCAAGATTAACTtaagtcaagtttccagcaactaAAATTTTTATATCTTAAGGATCATCCTCCAGCTCGATCCTGCCTGAGGTTGGGTAAGCTTGAGGTCGACCCAGGTCAAGTttatagcatatatatatatatatatatatatatatatatatatatatatatatatatatatatatatatatatatatatatatattgatatattgATTTTCGGAAGCTTAGGCCATCCGAACCCTGTCTCCGACCAGCTGAAAATTTTCTCGGGTTAGCCTAAATTTTGATAAAATCAAATCTCGCGAAATCTGATAGCCGTTGGAATAGTATCGTGGAAATCTGGCTAGCCGATAGGATTCTTAGGTTGATCGAAGATCCAAAAAtttagctataaatagagacTATTTCTCATTGTTTAAAACACGAATATTACGGATAATTCATCCACAAACAAAAGAGAAAAATTCTAGTCTTTTTCAAGCTATTTGCTTAGTCAttcttatatttcttttataacttattcaattctcttctcaAGTATATTTAAATTCAATTAAAGAGTGCTTTATACTCAACTTGAGATTAGATAATTGAATCTGtaacttttagggttttattcttCGAGAAATCATATATCCCTAAATCTttctttgtcacgccccaaactcaaagaccgggctcacaaaattcccgatcaccgaatccggcgccgacagcctctgtagtaccccattctcggttcccggtgcccattcgctaggttctgatcttgggatgctacgaggaggattttcaacatcagtttgattcgtaataagtataaccaaaggcataacctacaaacaacaaccaaaaactccatcacatttccactatgatcaaaatttacaagtacaaagtgcataaagggaaatacaatgatgatagacaaaagctctaaaatgatctgccacgtgctctagcttcagcgctgctgcgatccaacgtcacttgcacgcaacggtcgtgcataagcttaggaaaagcttagagggtggtgaaagtgtgtgcgcaaggtattAATAccattatgcagtatcagagtaatgc belongs to Magnolia sinica isolate HGM2019 chromosome 8, MsV1, whole genome shotgun sequence and includes:
- the LOC131253201 gene encoding large ribosomal subunit protein uL4-like, producing the protein MAAPSVAAVRPLVTVHPLEADMSTDGPTSIPLPDVLKSTIRPDIVSFVHSNISKNRRQPYAVSKRAGHQTSAESWGTGRAVSRIPRVPGGGTHRAGQGAFGNMCRGGRMFAPTKTWRRWHRKINVNQKRFAVVSALAASAVPSLVMARGHRIESVPEIPLVIGDSVESIEKTSSAIKALKQIGAFPDAEKAKDSHAIRAGKGKMRNRRYVSRKGPLIVYGTEGSKLVKAFRNIPGVDVASVDRLNLLKLAPGGHLGRFIIWTKSAFEKLDSVYGSFEKASEKKKGYLLPRSKMVNADLSRIINSDEVQSVVRPIKKDIKRPPLKKNPLKNLNVLLKLNPYAKTARRMSLLAEAQRVKAKKEKLDKKRKVPKGDANAIKAAGKAWYETMISDSDYTEFENFSKWLGVTE